In Mycolicibacterium aubagnense, the DNA window CCGCCACCGGCGGGCGAACCGTCCAGGCCGACTCCGATGTCGTTGACCACGACGCGGGCACCTTCGGCGGCGAACGCGAGCGCGTGCTCACGCCCGATTCCGCCACCGGCACCCGTCACGATGACCACGCGGCCGTCGAGCAATCCCATTGATATCTCCCTTATTTGTTGGCGCTGGACGTTTCCAGGTACTGCGGCGGCTCGCCACCGCCATGCACTTCGAGGGACGCACCGCTGACGTACGACGCGGCCTCGGAGGCCAAGAATGCTGCGGCCCAGCCGATGTCGGCCGGCTTGGCCAACCGCTTGAGTGGCACCGTCGCGGCCACGGCGGCGACCGACTCGGCGTCGCCGTAGAACAATTCGGACTGCTCGGTCTCGACCATGCCGACGATGATCGAGTTGACCCGGACCTTGGGCGACCATTCGACGGCGAGCGTCGTGGTCAGGCTGTCGACGCCGGCCTTGGCGGCGCCGTAGGCACCGGTGCCCGGGGTTGGGCGGTGCGCGCTGACGCTGGAAATGTTGACGATCACGCCGCCGGAGTCCTGCTGCTGCATCACGGCGTTCGCGTGGGTCGAAACCAGCAGCGGCGCAATGAGGTTGAGCTCGATGATCTTGGTGCTGAACTTGGCCGACGCATCAGCGGCCAGCGCGAACGGGGAACCACCGGCGTTGTTGACCACGATGTCCAGCCGGCCGTGCTTGGCGACGATGGCGTCGATCATGGCCTTGACCGCGGCGTCGTCACGAACGTCGCAGGCATGGAACTCGTAGGGCAGCCCCTCCACCTCGCGCCGCGCGCAGGTGATCACGGTGGCGCCCTGCTCGGCGAACACCGCGCTGATGCCGGCTCCGACGCCGCGCACACCGCCGGTGACCAGCACCACGCGCCCGGCCAATTGCAGATTGATTCCAGCAGTCACTGTGCTAGCGTACCAAGCAAGTGCTTGCTTAGGTACCCGTCCCCCAGGAAGTGACTGATGACCATCACCACCAAGACAGTCGAACCGGGCATCGTCTCGGTCACCGTGAACTACCCGCCGGTCAACGCCATCCCGTCGGCAGGTTGGTTCGAATTGGCTGACCAGATCACCGCGGCCGGGCGCGACAAGAGCACCCACGTGGTGATCCTTCGTGCCGAGGGACGCGGCTTCAACGCCGGCGTCGACATCAAGGAAATGCAGAACACCGAGGGCTTCGGCGCGCTGATCGACGCCAACCGCGGCTGCTACGAGGCGTTCCGCGCGGTATACGAATGCCAGGTCCCGGTCATCGCGGCGGTCAACGGCTTCTGCGTCGGTGGCGGCATCGGCCTGGTCGGCAACGCCGACGTCATCGTCGCGTCTGACGACGCCAAGTTCGGCCTGCCCGAGGTCGAGCGCGGCGCCCTGGGCGCGGCCACCCACCTGTCCCGCCTGGTCCCGCAGCACATGATGCGCCGGATGTTCTTCACCGCCGCCACGGTGCCCGCCTCGACACTGCAGCACTTCGGTTCGGTGCACGAGGTCGTCCCGCGCGAAGAGCTCGACGAGGCCGCGCTGCGCGTGGCCCGTGACATCGCCAGCAAGGACACCCGCGTCATCCGCGCCGCCAAGGAGGCGCTGAACTTCATCGACGTGCAGCCCGTCAACGCGCGCTACCGCATGGAGCAGGGCTTCACTTTCGAACTGAATCTGGCCGGCGTGTCCGACGAGCACCGCGACGAGTTCGCGGGGACCAACAAGGGAGCCAAATAGAATGGCAGACAAGACAACAACTCTCGAAGCCGCGGTCGCTGAGATCGAAAGCGGCATGACCATCGGTATCGGCGGCTGGGGCTCTCGACGCAAGCCGATGGCGTTCATCCGCGCGCTGCTGCGCACCGACGTCACCGACCTGACGGTGGTCACCTATGGCGGCCCCGACCTCGGATTGCTTTGTGCCGCAGGCAAGGTCAAGCGCGTCTACTACGGCTTCGTGTCGCTGGACTCGCCGCCGTTCTACGACCCGTGGTTCGCCAAGGCCCGCACCTCGGGCGCCATCGAGGCCCGTGAGATGGACGAGGGCATGCTGCGCTGCGGCCTGCAGGCTGCCGCACAACGTCTTCCATTCCTGCCCATCCGTGCCGGCCTCGGCAGCGACGTCCGCACCTTCTGGGGTGACGAGCTCAAGACCGTCACCTCGCCGTACGAAACCGACGGCGCGCACGAGGAACTCATCGCCATGCCGGCGCTGAACCTCGACGCCGCGTTCGTGCACATGAACCTGGGCGATGTGAAGGGCAATGCCGCCTACACCGGCATCGACCCCTACTTCGACGACCTGTTCCTGATGTCGGCCAAGCGCCGGCACCTGTCGGTCGAGAAGATCGTCTCCACCGAAGAACTGGTGAAGTCCGTTGTGCCGCAGCAGCAGATCATCAACCGCATGATGGTCGACACGGTGGTCGAGGCTCCGAACGGCGCCCACTTCACCACCAACGAGCCGGACTACCGGCGCGACGAGAAGTTCCAGCGTCACTACGCCGAGGCCGCCGGCTCGGAAGAGACGTGGGCCGAGTTCGTCAAGACCTACCTGTCCGGAACCGAAGCCGATTACCAGGCCGCGGTCCGTAAGTTTGCCGAGGCTCAAGCAGCCCAGAAGGAGGCCGCCAAGTGAGTGACGCAACCCGCGCCGAGGTCTGTGCCGTCGCCTGCGCCGAATTGTTCCGTGACGCAGGGGAAATCATGGCCAGCCCCATGACGACCGTCGTGCAGATCGGTGCCCGCCTGGCCCGGCTGACCTTCTCCCCCGACATCGTGATCACCGACGGTGAGGCCCGCATGCTGGCCGACACCCCGGCGCTCGGCGCTCCGTTCGCCGTCGAGGGCTGGATGCCGTTCAACCGTGTCTTCGAGACCCTGGCCTGGGGCCGTCGCCATGTGGTCATGGGCGCCAACCAGATTGACCGCTATGGCAACCAGAACCTGTCGGCCTTCGGTCCGATCCAGCACCCGACCCGCCAGATGTTCGGTGTCCGCGGCGCTCCCGGCAACAGCATCAACCACCCCACCAGCTACTTCGTGGGCAACCACACCAAGCGCGTGTTCGCCGATTCGGTCGACATCATCTCCGGAATCGGTTGGGACAAGGTCGATCCGGCCAACCCCGCGTACCGCTTCCTGAACGTCTACCAGGTGGTGTCCAACCTGGGTGTGTTCGACTTCAACGGCCCCGAGCACCAGATGCGCGCGGTGTCGCTGCACCCGGGTGTGACGGCCGCAGAGGTTGCCGACAACACCTCCTTCGAGGTGCACGGCCTGGACGCCGCCGGCGAGACCCGCCTGCCGACCGCCGACGAACTGCAGCTGCTGCGCGAGGTCATCGACCCGAAGTCACTGCGGGACAAAGAGGTTAAGGCCTAGGCATGTCCAAGCTGAAGACCCCGCTGACCGAACTGGTCGGCATCGAGTACCCGGTCGTGCAGACCGGCATGGGCTGGGTGGCCGGCGCGCGACTGGTCGCGGCCACCTCCAACGCCGGCGGGCTCGGCATTCTGGCGTCGGCGACGATGACGCTGGAAGAGCTGCAGACCGCCGTCACCAAGGTCAAGGCGGCCACCGACAAGCCGTTCGGCATCAACATGCGTGCCGACGCCGGCGATGCGGATGCCCGCTGCGACCTCCTGATCCGCGAAGGAGTCAAAGTCGCCTCCTTCGCCCTGGCTCCCAAGCCCGAGCTGATCGCCAAGCTGAAAGATGCCGGCGTCGTGGTGATCCCGTCGGTCGGCCTGGCCAAGCACGCCAAGAAGGTGGCTAGCTGGGGTGCCGACGCGGTGATCGTGCAGGGCGGCGAGGGCGGTGGCCACACGGGCCCGATCGCCACCACGCTGCTGCTGCCGTCGGTGCTCGACGCGGTCGCCGGCACCGGGATGCCAGTGATCGCCGCGGGTGGCTTCTTCGACGGCCGGGGCCTGGCGGCCGCACTGTCCTACGGCGCCGCCGGTGTCGCGATGGGCACGCGGTTCCTGCTGACCTCGGACTCGACGGTGCCCGACGCCGTCAAGCAGCGCTACCTGGACGCCGCGCTGGACGGCACCGTGGTGTCGACCCGGGTCGACGGCATGCCGCACCGCGTGCTGCGCACGGGTCTGGTGGAGAAGCTCGAAAGCGGTTCGCCGGTGCGCGGTTTCGTCGCCGCCGTCGGTAACGCCCAGAAGTTCAAGAAGATGTCGGGCATGACCTGGCGGTCGATGGTCAAGGACGGCCTGGCTATGCGCCACGGTAAGGACCTGACCTGGTCGCAGGTCGTCATGGCCGCCAACACCCCGATGTTGCTGAAAGCCGGTCTGGTGGAAGGCAACACCGAAGCGGGCGTGCTGGCGTCGGGTCAGGTGGCGGGCATTATCGACAGTCTGCCGTCGTGCGCCGAGCTGGTGCCGAGGATCGCCGCCGAGGCCATCGAGCACCTACAGGCTGCGACCAGCTACATCCAATAATGCTTCCCCGTGGGCGGTGGCGTCCCTGCCGCCCACGGGTGAAACCCGTGTGGGTGCCAATCTGTGTCGTCAATGACCTCGAGGTTCTGGGCACTTGGCAAGCAATTGCCAAGTGTGCGATACCTTTGCGTGTACGCGCTGTCAACCGGCAACAACCTCAGCCTTCTCCGTAGCAACATTCCCTCGCATCGTCCCCCGAGGGGATCGGTGTTGGCTCCTCGCGACAACACATCCGCGGAAATGCCGCAGATTTTCGGCCGCTGAGGATGACGCGACCGCCCTCAAGCCTCCGTAACGTAGCCATCGACCGCAGCAGCAAGCTTTCTACCTGCCATTACAGGCTCGAAAACCTGCGTCAGAGAGGTACCGGTCGAATGACTGTCAGCGGCGGTGTGGCGTATATCGTCACCGCCTTGCTCCCTGTCCTGGCCCTTGCCGCGATCAACGCCATGGTCCGCGCGGTCGGTAGGCGCCGCGGACGGCCAGACACCGCAAACGAGGACTCATGACCACGCCGACAGCTGTCGCCAACCCGGTGGCCAAGCGCCGCAGCTCCCCCGTTCTCGGGTGACCCGCGTCCGGCGGCGCCTCGATAGGCGCCGCCGATCACCTGCTCGGAATCTCCACTTTGACCGTCACTCCCCGGGTGCGACAACCTGATTGAGTCAGTCGTTCATCGATCGGAGTCGGCCCATGCGCACCGTCTATGTGCGCGTGCGCGTGGCCATGACTCCACCGAGGGCAGACCACCGTCCGGCATTGCGGGTCGCGCTCGGTTTGGCTGTCCCCGGTATCGCACTGCTGGCAGCGGGACGGCCGGACCTGATCATCTATGCGGTGTTCGGTGCGATCACCGGCATGTACGGCCGCACCGAAAGCCGCGCCCGACGGTTCGCCCACCAGACCCAGGGCGCCGTGATCCTGGTGCTCGGCGTGGCCATCGGGGTGGCTCTGGCCAATTCCCATGTGCCACCGGCGGTCCTGGTGATCGCCGCGGTAACGTTCGCCGCCGTTGGCTCCGTCGTGACCGACTACCTCGCGCTCAAACCCGAGGGGCCCTTCTACGGCGTCTTCGCGCTCGGTGCCATCGCCACGGTGCCCGCCGGCCGGGTGACACCGTCGTCGGCGATATTGCTCTGTGCGGCAACGGCTTTGTTGTGCATTGTGCTCGGTCTGCTTGACGCACCCCGGGCTGCGGCAACGGCGAACCGGCTTCCGCTGCCGAACCGACACGACGTGTTGATTCATGCCGGGCGCTATGCGCTCTCCATCACCGCGGCCGGCACAGCTGGATTGGCGCTCGGTGTCGACCACGCCAACTGGGCCATCGCCGCGGCAGCAGGACCGTTGGCCGCCGCCGACGCCCTTGGCCGCATCAAACGCGGAATCCACCGCCTTGGTGGCACTTTCATCGGCCTGGCCGTGGCGGCCGCGTTGCTCGTGCCGCAACCGAGCGAGTACGTCCTCGCAGTCTGCGTGATGGCGCTGCTGTTCCCCACCGAACTGTTCATGTCCCACCACCACGCGGTCGCGCTGGGCTTCTTCACTCCGCTGATCATGCTGATGACCGATCTCGCCTCGCCGACCGAACCGCTGGTCCTACTGGCCTATCGCGGCATCGACACCGTCATCGGCGTCACCGCCGCGATCTCGGTGTCGATGCTGTTATCGGGCAGCCGCGAATAGAGGCCGGGACACCAGTTCTGTTGGCGCCCCGCTTAGTTGGTCGACGGTGCTGGTGGTGGTTGGAAGGGTTGGTACCACCACCATTGGGCGCGTTCCCCGGTTGGTCCGGGGCACGGCGGCACGTCAGGACGCGCTGTGGTGGGTGGTCGCGCGAGTGATCCACCGCTGAGCTGTCGGCCCGCGGCATCAGTGACGACCAACCGGTCAGCGGGTCCGGTGATGGTGATGACGCGCTGGTGGTGCAGCCGGTGGTGATACGGGCACACCAGGACCAGGTTGTGCAGTTCGGTGACCCCACCGTTCTCCCAATGAATGATGTGATGCGCATGCAAGCCCCGGGTGGCCCCGCACCCCGGTACCCGGCAGCAGCCATCACGGTGTTCCAACGCGCGGCGCAGCCGGCGGCTGATGGTGCGGGTGCTGCGGCCGGCGCCGATCGGCTGACCATGCTTCTCGAGCCACACCTCGCAGGTCGCGTCGCACAACAGCAGCCGGCGTTCCTCCTCGGTGAGCACCGACCCCAGATGCAATGCGGCAGTGTCGTGGTCGAGATCCACATGCACCACTACGGTGGTGTGCTGACCATGCGGACGGCGTTCCACATCGCTATCCCAGCCTGCCTCGACCAGGCTCATGAACCCATCCACCTGGTTCGGGAACGGCGGCACCTCATCCGGCACCGGCCCACCGTTTTCCCAAGCGTCGTGGTCACGTTTCCAGTCCGCGACCAACGCATCCTGATGCGATGCCATCGCGGCGTCGAACTTCGCCGCCTCCAGCTTCGACAACCGGATCTTGTACGTCGTGGAACCGTCATCGTGGGTGGTCTTGGAGATCGACCGCTCAGGCTCAGGTTTCTGCGCGGGGTCCGGG includes these proteins:
- a CDS encoding SDR family oxidoreductase, with protein sequence MTAGINLQLAGRVVLVTGGVRGVGAGISAVFAEQGATVITCARREVEGLPYEFHACDVRDDAAVKAMIDAIVAKHGRLDIVVNNAGGSPFALAADASAKFSTKIIELNLIAPLLVSTHANAVMQQQDSGGVIVNISSVSAHRPTPGTGAYGAAKAGVDSLTTTLAVEWSPKVRVNSIIVGMVETEQSELFYGDAESVAAVAATVPLKRLAKPADIGWAAAFLASEAASYVSGASLEVHGGGEPPQYLETSSANK
- the echA20 gene encoding (7aS)-7a-methyl-1,5-dioxo-2,3,5,6,7,7a-hexahydro-1H-indene-carboxyl-CoA hydrolase, producing MTITTKTVEPGIVSVTVNYPPVNAIPSAGWFELADQITAAGRDKSTHVVILRAEGRGFNAGVDIKEMQNTEGFGALIDANRGCYEAFRAVYECQVPVIAAVNGFCVGGGIGLVGNADVIVASDDAKFGLPEVERGALGAATHLSRLVPQHMMRRMFFTAATVPASTLQHFGSVHEVVPREELDEAALRVARDIASKDTRVIRAAKEALNFIDVQPVNARYRMEQGFTFELNLAGVSDEHRDEFAGTNKGAK
- the ipdA gene encoding cholesterol ring-cleaving hydrolase subunit IpdA, which encodes MADKTTTLEAAVAEIESGMTIGIGGWGSRRKPMAFIRALLRTDVTDLTVVTYGGPDLGLLCAAGKVKRVYYGFVSLDSPPFYDPWFAKARTSGAIEAREMDEGMLRCGLQAAAQRLPFLPIRAGLGSDVRTFWGDELKTVTSPYETDGAHEELIAMPALNLDAAFVHMNLGDVKGNAAYTGIDPYFDDLFLMSAKRRHLSVEKIVSTEELVKSVVPQQQIINRMMVDTVVEAPNGAHFTTNEPDYRRDEKFQRHYAEAAGSEETWAEFVKTYLSGTEADYQAAVRKFAEAQAAQKEAAK
- the ipdB gene encoding cholesterol ring-cleaving hydrolase subunit IpdB; translation: MSDATRAEVCAVACAELFRDAGEIMASPMTTVVQIGARLARLTFSPDIVITDGEARMLADTPALGAPFAVEGWMPFNRVFETLAWGRRHVVMGANQIDRYGNQNLSAFGPIQHPTRQMFGVRGAPGNSINHPTSYFVGNHTKRVFADSVDIISGIGWDKVDPANPAYRFLNVYQVVSNLGVFDFNGPEHQMRAVSLHPGVTAAEVADNTSFEVHGLDAAGETRLPTADELQLLREVIDPKSLRDKEVKA
- the ipdC gene encoding (3aS,4S,5R,7aS)-5-hydroxy-7a-methyl-1-oxo-octahydro-1H-indene-4-carboxyl-CoA dehydrogenase is translated as MSKLKTPLTELVGIEYPVVQTGMGWVAGARLVAATSNAGGLGILASATMTLEELQTAVTKVKAATDKPFGINMRADAGDADARCDLLIREGVKVASFALAPKPELIAKLKDAGVVVIPSVGLAKHAKKVASWGADAVIVQGGEGGGHTGPIATTLLLPSVLDAVAGTGMPVIAAGGFFDGRGLAAALSYGAAGVAMGTRFLLTSDSTVPDAVKQRYLDAALDGTVVSTRVDGMPHRVLRTGLVEKLESGSPVRGFVAAVGNAQKFKKMSGMTWRSMVKDGLAMRHGKDLTWSQVVMAANTPMLLKAGLVEGNTEAGVLASGQVAGIIDSLPSCAELVPRIAAEAIEHLQAATSYIQ
- a CDS encoding FUSC family protein, whose product is MRTVYVRVRVAMTPPRADHRPALRVALGLAVPGIALLAAGRPDLIIYAVFGAITGMYGRTESRARRFAHQTQGAVILVLGVAIGVALANSHVPPAVLVIAAVTFAAVGSVVTDYLALKPEGPFYGVFALGAIATVPAGRVTPSSAILLCAATALLCIVLGLLDAPRAAATANRLPLPNRHDVLIHAGRYALSITAAGTAGLALGVDHANWAIAAAAGPLAAADALGRIKRGIHRLGGTFIGLAVAAALLVPQPSEYVLAVCVMALLFPTELFMSHHHAVALGFFTPLIMLMTDLASPTEPLVLLAYRGIDTVIGVTAAISVSMLLSGSRE
- a CDS encoding HNH endonuclease signature motif containing protein yields the protein MSTTATAFDVEPSPCERLDAFFAEIGELTGQRNAIDGRLAEIVAEIDRDGLWGATGARSLTSLVAWKTGVSPRNAEVMVAVAHRLEEFPRCAEAMCEGRLSLDQVGVIAEHAGEGSDEHYVQFAESATVTQLRDAVKLEPRPDPAQKPEPERSISKTTHDDGSTTYKIRLSKLEAAKFDAAMASHQDALVADWKRDHDAWENGGPVPDEVPPFPNQVDGFMSLVEAGWDSDVERRPHGQHTTVVVHVDLDHDTAALHLGSVLTEEERRLLLCDATCEVWLEKHGQPIGAGRSTRTISRRLRRALEHRDGCCRVPGCGATRGLHAHHIIHWENGGVTELHNLVLVCPYHHRLHHQRVITITGPADRLVVTDAAGRQLSGGSLARPPTTARPDVPPCPGPTGERAQWWWYQPFQPPPAPSTN